TATGGCTTTAGTTTAAACTAACGTTGCAAAATGCATAATTTTTCAAAATCACATTGAATACCTTTAAGTCGGCAGTCTCCAGTCGGCAGTCAGCAGTCCATCCCGAGTACTCGGGAGCAGTCCACAGTCGGCAGTCGGCAGTCCATCCCAAGTACTCGGGAGCAGTCGGCAATTGTTTTTTGCCGACTGGGGACTGTAGATTGCCGACTGCTGACTGCCGACTGCCGATTTTATCAATTTCGTGTACATTTACAGAGCTAAGATACAGTTTAACACGCTATATTAAACTAAAGCCTAAATTAACTATTTAATTGCTCACTTATTTTTCCAAACCGTCTTTCCCTTTTCTGATAAGAAATAATTGCTTTATAAAGTTCCTCTTTTGTAAAATCGGGCCATAGCAGCTCTGTAAAATACAGTTCAGCATAAGCAATTTGCCACAAAAGGAAATTGCTGATCCTGAGTTCTCCGCTTGTTCTTATGAGAAGTTCCGGATCAGGGATGTCTTTGGTATTCAGATAGGAGGCAAATAAGGATTCATTCAGGTCTTTTGTATCAATTAGTCCCTTCTTTGCCTGGTTTACTATCTTCTTTACAGCCTCTACAATTTCCCACCTGCCACTATAGCTCACTGCTACGATCAGGGTCATCCTATCACAATTCCTGGTTATATCAGTCGCTTCCTGAAGCTTCTTCTTACAATTTGAAGGCAAACTATTGATATCTCCTATCGTCAAAAGCCTGATCTTATTTTCTGTCAGCTTCTTTATTTCTTTATTAATAGTGGAAACAAGCAATTCCATTAAGGCATTGATTTCATTGCTTGGCCTGAACCAGTTTTCAGTAGAAAAAGCATATAGCGTTAAATATTTTATACCCAGTTCAGCAGCTCCTTCAACTGTTTCCATTACAGATTTTACCGCACTTTTATGACCAAAAATGCGCGTTGCTCCCTTTTTTTTTGCCCAGCGTCCGTTTCCGTCCATGATAACGGCTATATGCCGGGGAAGATTGTCTTTATCTATTTCTTCTTTTATATCCATTGATACTAATAAAATGCTAATATACGTATAATTAGTATATTGGCATCGGGTTCAAATGATCCGGACAATCCACCTTATAAATCGTGTAAGAAATTGACAGGCCTGTATAAAAATACCAATCCTGGTTAAAGGGATTACTTTTTTGTATGCCATTGTTAATATCCTCCCCGCTCAAATTATCTAAACGATCAGTATAGGTTTTTCTAGCTCCAAATTCAAATCCCCAGTTCCAGTTTTTATTATAAATAGATTTCAGGCCTACACCAAAAGGGATAGAGGGTTGATAAAGGTTAAAATCAGTAAAGAAAGCAAACCCGGCAAAAAAGTAAGGCGTCCACTTGTCTATGGCCATGGTTTTTGGATCGCGAAATGGAAAAAAATTGTATTCCCACTGTGCTGAAAGCTCTAATATCTGGCTGCTAAAAGATTCATTTCTTAAAGACGGAAAAGGTCTTTTTTTTGAATCACGGGCATATATATTGCCATATAAAAGGCTATATTTAAAAGTGATGGTAGGATTGATGTTTGCCCTGTAAAAAATAGTTGCCCCCGGGCGGTAAAATAGTAAATTAAACCCTGAGGATAATTCACCTTTATAATTCATCGCTCCTACACCGCCGCCAATCTCACTTCTTTGAGCAATAACTGAGTGATGGGATGAGACAATATTAAGAAATATAATAAAAAAGGAAAGATTTTTTGCAATATTTTTCAAAGTATTGGTGTGTTTGTGTGTCCACGTGAACACCACAACAGACGATTGATTTAATGGTATAATTCTCAAAGAAAGTTAATAGAGATATGTTTTTCTAACGGAATTTGGGGCAGATTATTTGACCT
This genomic stretch from Cytophagales bacterium harbors:
- a CDS encoding isoprenyl transferase, which encodes MDIKEEIDKDNLPRHIAVIMDGNGRWAKKKGATRIFGHKSAVKSVMETVEGAAELGIKYLTLYAFSTENWFRPSNEINALMELLVSTINKEIKKLTENKIRLLTIGDINSLPSNCKKKLQEATDITRNCDRMTLIVAVSYSGRWEIVEAVKKIVNQAKKGLIDTKDLNESLFASYLNTKDIPDPELLIRTSGELRISNFLLWQIAYAELYFTELLWPDFTKEELYKAIISYQKRERRFGKISEQLNS